One Engystomops pustulosus chromosome 7, aEngPut4.maternal, whole genome shotgun sequence DNA window includes the following coding sequences:
- the LMO2 gene encoding rhombotin-2 encodes MSSAIERKSLDPTDEPVDEVLQIPPSLLTCGGCQQNIGDRYFLKAIDQYWHEDCLSCDLCGCRLGEVGRRLYYKLGRKLCRRDYLRLFGQDGLCASCDKRIRAFEMTMRVKDKVYHLECFKCAACQKHFCVGDRYLLINSDIVCEQDIYEWTKLNGMM; translated from the exons ATGTCATCGGCCATAGAGAGGAAGAGTCTGGACCCTACAGA TGAGCCCGTGGATGAGGTCCTGCAGATCCCCCCCTCACTGCTGACATGTGGGGGCTGCCAGCAGAACATCGGGGACCGCTACTTCCTGAAGGCCATCGACCAGTACTGGCACGAGGACTGTCTGAGCTGCGACCTGTGCGGCTGCCGCCTCGGGGAGGTGGGGAGGAGGCTCTACTACAAGCTAGGACGCAAGCTGTGCCGCCGAGACTACCTCAG ACTTTTCGGCCAGGACGGTCTATGCGCCTCATGTGACAAGAGGATCCGGGCCTTTGAGATGACCATGAGGGTGAAGGACAAGGTCTACCACCTGGAGTGCTTCAAGTGCGCCGCGTGTCAGAAACACTTCTGCGTGGGCGACCGCTACCTGCTCATCAACTCGGACATTGTGTGCGAGCAGGACATCTACGAATGGACCAAACTGAATGGGATGATGTAG